One window of the Hoplias malabaricus isolate fHopMal1 chromosome Y, fHopMal1.hap1, whole genome shotgun sequence genome contains the following:
- the LOC136677622 gene encoding AP-1 complex subunit mu-1, which yields MSASAVYVLDLKGKVLICRNYRGDVDMSEIEHFMTLLMDKEEEGTLSPILAHGGVRFMWIKHNNLYLVATSKKNASVSLVFSFLYKIVQVFSEYFKELEEESIRDNFVIIYELLDELMDFGYPQTTDSKILQEYITQEGHKLDTGAPRPPATVTNAVSWRSEGIKYRKNEVFLDVIESVNLLVSANGNVLRSEIVGSIKMRVFLSGMPELRLGLNDKVLFENTGRGKSKSVELEDVKFHQCVRLSRFENDRTISFIPPDGEFELMSYRLNTHVKPLIWIESVIEKHSHSRIEYMIKAKSQFKRRSTANNVEIHIPVPTDADSPKFKTTVGSVKWVPENSEIVWSIKSFPGGKEYLMRAHFGLPSVEAEDKEGKPPISVKFEIPYFTTSGIQVRYLKIIEKSGYQALPWVRYITQNGDYQLRTQ from the exons ATGTCGGCGAGCGCGGTGTATGTGCTGGATCTAAAGGGGAAG gTCCTCATCTGCCGTAACTACCGTGGTGATGTGGACATGTCTGAGATTGAGCACTTCATGACACTCCTGATGGATAAAGAAGAAGAGGGAACTCTGTCTCCTATCCTTGCCCATGGAGGAGTGAGATTCATGTGGATTAAACACAACAACCTCTACC TTGTTGCTACATCTAAGAAAAACGCCTCGGTTTCCTTGGTTTTTTCCTTCTTGTATAAAATTGTGCAG GTGTTCTCGGAGTATTTtaaggagctggaggaggagagtATCAGAGATAACTTTGTCATTATTTATGAGCTGCTGGATGAGCTGATGGACTTTGGCTACCCACAAACAACAGACAGCAAGATCCTTCAGGA ATATATAACACAAGAAGGGCACAAGTTGGACACAGGTGCCCCACGGCCTCCTGCTACAGTGACCAATGCTGTCTCCTGGAGGTCAGAGGGCATAAAGTACAGGAAGAATGAGGTTTTCCTGGACGTCATTGAGTCTGTCAACCTGCTG GTGAGTGCCAACGGAAATGTCCTGCGGAGTGAGATTGTAGGCTCTATAAAGATGCGGGTGTTCCTCTCAGGCATGCCTGAGTTACGCCTGGGACTCAATGACAAGGTTTTATTCGAAAACACCGGGC GAGGGAAGAGTAAGTCTGTGGAGCTGGAGGACGTGAAGTTCCATCAGTGCGTGCGGCTTTCCCGCTTCGAGAATGATCGCACCATCTCCTTCATCCCTCCAGACGGAGAGTTTGAACTCATGTCTTACCGCCTTAACACACAC GTAAAGCCACTGATCTGGATCGAGTCAGTGATTGAGAAGCATTCGCACAGCAGAATCGAGTACATGATAAAA gCCAAGTCTCAGTTTAAGCGGCGCTCCACAGCCAACAATGTGGAGATCCATATCCCTGTGCCCACAGATGCAGACTCGCCCAAGTTTAAGACCACCGTGGGCAGCGTGAAGTGGGTCCCAGAGAACAGTGAAATTGTCTGGTCCATCAAATCTTTtcct GGTGGTAAGGAGTATCTGATGAGAGCTCATTTTGGTTTACCAAGTGTGGAAGCGGAGGATAAAGAAGGAAAGCCGCCAATCAGTGTCAAGTTTGAGATCCCCTACTTCACCACTTCTGGAATACAG GTGCGTTACTTGAAGATCATTGAGAAGAGCGGATATCAGGCACTTCCGTGGGTACGATACATCACCCAGAATGGAG ACTATCAACTCCGGACCCAGTAG